GCTTGATGAAATAGACGAAGAAAAAGGCATAGTAAAGGTAAGGCTCATCGGTGGAAAACTAATGTGATGCGGGGACTTTGCCCTCAGTCTGTGGGTGGAAAAACTCCTGAAAGAAAGGTTTCCATGGATAAAAGAGGTTGTAACCACATGATGTCAATGGTTTCATATAAGAAGGAAATCTTAAAAGTAGGAGGGTTTATTCCAAAATCATAATTCAGTGAAAAAATGGATAATCTCTTCTTTTGTATTTTTATTTATCATTATGTCCTTACCTTTGGCATCCTTTGGTGAGGCCAAATATCCTCCTGGCTTTGTGGATATAAAGGAGGTCATACCGTACATAATACTCGATATAAGATATTTTACACCCCACAACTTTGTAGGGACAAGGGTGGATGGTTATAATAGCCCAAAGTGTATCCTTACAAAGGAGGCTGCTCAGGCGCTTTTAAAAGTTCAAAGGGATTTGGAGAAATTTCATCTGTCTTTGAAGATATATGATTGTTATAGACCCCAAAGGTCAGTAAATCATTTTGTAAGATGGGCTAAAGATATAGGTGATACAAAGACAAAAGAAGAATTCTATCCCACCGTGGATAAGAGAAATCTATTTAAAGATGGTTACATAGCAGAGAGGTCAAGCCATAGCAGGGGAAGCACTGTAGACCTTACCATAGTCCCTGTTCCTGTGCCAGAACAGGAAGCATATAAAGAGGGACAGAGATTATATGCCTGCTTCCTCTCCGCTGACAAAAGATTCAAGGATAACAGCATAGACATGGGATCGGGCTTTGACTGTTTTCATGAATTATCCCATACGGCTAATCCAAATATAGGCTTCCAGATGAGGGCAAACAGATTACTCCTCAAAACCCTCATGGAGAGATATGGTTTTGAGAACTATAGCCTTGAATGGTGGCATTATACACTGAAAAACGAACCATTCCCTGATACATATTTTGATTTTCCTATTGAGTAAGGGTTTTACTTGGTTGCTATGCTATCCCTGCTATACGCAAACCTGAAAGTATATTTATAGCCATCAATATAACAAGGATTCTGCCTGATATGCCATGGATCTGTCTTATCTTTATGCCACTATAAGGTGCCTTGAGCTGTATAAAACCTATCACAGGGGTGGATATGGATAAGAGGCCGATAAAAAAACCCACATATGCATGGATTGAGTCAAAATGACCTGCACCTGTAATGGATTTATTTATTACCATTATAAAAAACCCAGTAAGGACACTCAGAGAACCGACAGTATTTGCCATCTTGTGTAGTTTAAGCCACCATCGCCTTTTTCTCAAAAATCTTGCAGAAATCAGACCCGTCAAGATCATTACAAAACCACATATTACAAATACGGCATGTATTACATGTATCATGGATATAGTATATGAGACTTTTGAAAAAAATAGCAAGGTCTTAATATGATAAAGATGAATGGCAAGGTGTGAGGAGTGACAATAGTGGATATTAGATTGTTAATTAGAGGTGTTGGATTTTGGATGAAGGATAGATAAAAGCAGTTGCCTTTGCTAACGCTATAAACGCAAAAAATTCGATTCTCATTTCTTGCGATTCTATGTTTTGCTATTGAACGAAAAATATTTTAATATTATACATATGCCGAGTTCAGAAAAAGAAACTCTTATATTATTAAAAAAGATAGAAAAACTTGAAACTCAGTTATCAAGGCTTAAAAAGACAGAGGAAAAACACAGGCAAACGAGGCTACTTCTACAGAAAAAGACCCATGCCCTTGGAGAGAGGGTAAAGGAACTAAACTGCCTGTATAAGATGTCCTATCTTGTGGAAAGATATGGCATCTCCCTGGAAAAGATCCTCCATGGCATAGTAAACATCATACCACCTGCATGGCAATACCCTGATATTACATGCGCAAGGATTATTATCGATGACAGTGTATTTTCAACGGATAATTTCCGTATTACCCCCTGGAGACAGGTATCTCCCATAACAGTCAAAGGAAAAAGGTCTGGTTATCTTGAGGTATATTATCTTGAAGAGAGGCCTGAGTCTTTTGAAGGACCTTTCCTCAAAGAAGAGCGCTATCTCATAGATGTAATTGCAAAACGCATAGGAGAGATAATAGAGAGAAAACTCCTGGAAAAACAGGTTCTTGAGATAAGCGAATGGGAACAGCGCAGGATCGGGCAGGACCTCCATGACAGCCTTTCTCAACAGCTTGCTGGCATTGCATTTTTATGCAAAGGTATTCAGAAGAAGATCGCCACAAGCTCACCTGAAGAAACTAACGAATTAGACGAGATAGTTAAACTTATAGATGGTGCCATAACAAAGACAAAGAGTCTTGCAAGGGGTCTGTATCCTGTTAGACTTGAAGAACATGGATTTACCACTGCCATAGACGAC
The sequence above is drawn from the Syntrophorhabdaceae bacterium genome and encodes:
- a CDS encoding M15 family metallopeptidase, which translates into the protein MSLPLASFGEAKYPPGFVDIKEVIPYIILDIRYFTPHNFVGTRVDGYNSPKCILTKEAAQALLKVQRDLEKFHLSLKIYDCYRPQRSVNHFVRWAKDIGDTKTKEEFYPTVDKRNLFKDGYIAERSSHSRGSTVDLTIVPVPVPEQEAYKEGQRLYACFLSADKRFKDNSIDMGSGFDCFHELSHTANPNIGFQMRANRLLLKTLMERYGFENYSLEWWHYTLKNEPFPDTYFDFPIE
- a CDS encoding sensor histidine kinase gives rise to the protein MPSSEKETLILLKKIEKLETQLSRLKKTEEKHRQTRLLLQKKTHALGERVKELNCLYKMSYLVERYGISLEKILHGIVNIIPPAWQYPDITCARIIIDDSVFSTDNFRITPWRQVSPITVKGKRSGYLEVYYLEERPESFEGPFLKEERYLIDVIAKRIGEIIERKLLEKQVLEISEWEQRRIGQDLHDSLSQQLAGIAFLCKGIQKKIATSSPEETNELDEIVKLIDGAITKTKSLARGLYPVRLEEHGFTTAIDDLANNIERLFGISCRFLYKEPFPIHDNITATHLYRITQEAVNNAIRHGSANKITISLENNEDEAILTIKNNGKPFRRIPKDSQGMGISIMKYRAGIIGASLDIKKGINSGTVVTCRFKNKKE